One segment of Tamandua tetradactyla isolate mTamTet1 chromosome 13, mTamTet1.pri, whole genome shotgun sequence DNA contains the following:
- the ZSWIM8 gene encoding zinc finger SWIM domain-containing protein 8 isoform X7: MELMFAEWEDGERFSFEDSDRFEEDSLCSFISEAESLCQNWRGWRKQSAGPNSPTGGGGGGGSGGTRMRDGLVIPLVELSAKQVAFHIPFEVVEKVYPPVPEQLQLRIAFWSFPENEEDIRLYSCLANGSADEFQRGDQLFRMRAVKDPLQIGFHLSATVVPPQMVPPKGAYNVAVMFDRCRVTSCSCTCGAGAKWCTHVVALCLFRIHNASAVCLRAPVSESLSRLQRDQLQKFAQYLISELPQQILPTAQRLLDELLSSQSTAINTVCGAPDPTAGPSASDQSTWYLDESTLTDNIKKTLHKFCGPSPVVFSDVNSMYLSSTEPPAAAEWACLLRPLRGREPEGVWNLLSIVREMFKRRDSNAAPLLEILTDQCLTYEQITGWWYSVRTSASHSSASGHTGRSNGQSEVAAHACASMCDEMVTLWRLAVLDPALSPQRRRELCAQLRQWQLKVIENVKRGQHKKTLERLFPGFRPAVEACYFNWEEAYPLPGVTYSGTDRKLALCWARALPPRPGTSRSGGLEESRDRPRPLPTEPAVRPKEPGAKRKGLGEGVPSSQRGPRRLSTEGVEKALHKMGSGGGKAKALGGAGSGGKGSAGGGSKRRLSSEDSSLEPDLAEMSLDDSSLALGAEASTFGGFPESPPPCPTPGGPRGPSTFLPDPPDTYEEDGGVYFSEGPELPTPSAHPPGLLPREICTQDDLPSTDECGDGLPKAKEAAPTVGEDDDDYQAYYLNAQDGAGGEEEKAEGGAGEEHDLFAGLKPLEQESRMEVLFACAEALHAHGYSNEASRLTVELAQDLLANPPDLKVEPPPAKGKKNKVSTSRQTWVATNTLTKAAFLLTVLSERPEHHNLAFRVGMFALELQRPPASTKALEVKLAYQESEVAALLKKIPLGPSEMSTMRCRAEELREGTLCDYRPVLPLMLASFIFDVLCTPVVSPTGSRPPSRNWNNEMPGDEELGFEAAVAALGMKTTVSEAEHPLLCEGTRREKGDLALALMITYKDDQAKLKKILDKLLDRESQTHKPQTLSSFYSSSRPATASQRSPSKHGGPSAPGALQPLTSGSAGPAQPGSVAGAGPGPTEGFTEKNVPESSPHSPCEGLPPEAALALRPEGKVPSRLALGSRGGYNGRGWGSPGRPKKKHTGMASIDSSAPETTSDSSPTLSRRPLRGGWAPTSWGRGQDSDSISSSSSDSLGSSSSSGSRRASASGGARAKTVEVGRYKGRRPESHAPHVPNQPSEAAAHFYFELAKTVLIKAGGNSSTSIFTHPSSSGGHQGPHRNLHLCAFEIGLYALGLHNFVSPNWLSRTYSSHVSWITGQAMEIGSAALTILVECWDGHLTPPEVASLADRASRARDSNMVRAAAELALSCLPHAHALNPNEIQRALVQCKEQDNLMLEKACMAVEEAAKGGGVYPEVLFEVAHQWFWLYEQTAVSSVHPASTFPAIQGASLPALTTQPSPLVSGGFPPPEEETHSQPVNPHSLHHLHAAYRVGMLALEMLGRRAHNDHPNNFSRSPPYTDDVKWLLGLAAKLGDRHGDAAAAEPRSCPQPPACPGLPPTGAALPAGIHAVHPPSLDPPDPCRLRRLCECDPQCPQRLLPDAHGHDAVQRHPTEPQAQQTDQGAVAAGLTRDDHLLPLSLAPLGPYTGTQACGYGGPAHRGSESWLDRSSPLSSLVTQTGSCSWAVAWGQDVSDPRSLGLGERTLLGRGRWVASGIYLAFINI, encoded by the exons ATGGAGCTGATGTTCGCGGAGTGGGAGGACGGGGAGCGCTTCTCATTTGAGGATTCGGACCGCTTTGAGGAGGATTCGCTCTGTTCCTTCATCTCCGAGGCCGAGAGCCTCTGCCAGAACTGGCGGGGATGGCGCAAACAGTCAGCGGGGCCCAATTCTCCCACTGGCGGCGGTGGCGGAGGTGGCAGTGGCGGTACCAGAATGCGAG ATGGACTGGTGATTCCATTGGTGGAGCTGTCGGCAAAGCAGGTGGCATTTCATATCCCATTTGAAGTGGTAGAGAAAGTTTACCCCCCAGTGCCTGAGCAGCTACAGCTCCGAATTGCTTTTTGGAGCTTCCCTGAGAACGAAGAGGATATTCG GCTGTATTCTTGCCTGGCCAATGGCAGTGCAGACGAGTTCCAGCGAGGGGATCAGCTCTTCCGTATGAGGGCTGTGAAGGATCCATTGCAGATAG GGTTCCACCTGAGTGCTACAGTGGTGCCTCCTCAGATGGTCCCCCCAAAAGGGGCCTACAACGTGGCCGTGATGTTCGATCGCTGCCGGGTCACTTCCTGCAGCTGTACCTGTGGGGCTGGAGCCAAATGGTGCACCCACGTCGTGGCACTCTGTCTCTTCCGCATCCACAAT GCTTCTGCAGTCTGCCTGCGTGCCCCAGTCTCAGAGTCCCTGTCACGGCTACAGAGGGACCAGCTGCAGAAGTTTGCTCAGTACCTCATCAGTGAGCTCCCTCAGCAG ATCCTCCCCACAGCTCAGCGTCTCCTGGATGAACTCCTCTCCTCCCAGTCAACAGCCATCAATACAGTGTGTGGAGCCCCAG ACCCCACAGCAGGGCCCTCCGCCTCAGACCAGAGTACTTGGTATTTAGATGAGTCCACGCTCACCGACAACATCAAGAAGACACTCCACAAATTTTGTGGCCCCTCCCCTGTGGTGTTCAG TGATGTAAATTCCATGTATCTGTCTTCCACGGAGCCTCCCGCCGCTGCTGAATGGGCATGTCTGCTACGCCCTCTGAGGGGCCGGGAACCAGAGGGTGTCTGGAACCTGCTTAGCATTGTGCGGGAGATGTTCAAGCGGAGGGACAGCAATGCTGCCCCCTTGTTGGAAATCCTCACTGACCAGTGCCTCACCTATGAGCAG ATAACAGGTTGGTGGTATAGTGTGCGCACCTCAGCCTCCCACAGCAGCGCCAGTGGGCACACAGGCCGTAGCAATGGGCAGTCCGAGGTGGCAGCACATGCATGTGCCAGCATGTGTGACGAGATGGTCACACTGTGGAGGCTGGCTGTGTTGGACCCTGCACTCAGTCCCCAGCG CCGCCGGGAATTGTGTGCACAGCTGCGCCAGTGGCAACTGAAGGTGATTGAGAATGTGAAGCGGGGGCAGCACAAGAAGACATTGGAGCGGCTCTTTCCTGGCTTCCGGCCAGCGGTGGAAGCTTGCTACTTTAACTGGGAAGAGGCCTACCCACTTCCTGGTGTCACCTACAGTGGCACTGATCGGAAGCTGGCACTGTGCTGGGCCCGGGCCCTGCCGCCTCGACCAGGCACTTCCCGCTCAGGGGGCCTGGAGGAATCCAGGGACCGGCCCCGACCTCTTCCTACTGAGCCAGCTGTGCGGCCCAAAGAGCCTGGGGCCAAGCGCAAGGGATTGGGTGAGGGGGTTCCCTCGTCACAGCGGGGTCCCCGCCGCCTCTCAACTGAGGGGGTAGAAAAAGCCCTGCATAAGATGGGTTCAGGTGGGGGCAAAGCCAAGGCACTGGGCGGGGCTGGCAGTGGGGGCAAGGGCTCAGCAGGCGGCGGGAGCAAGCGACGGCTGAGCAGTGAAGACAGTTCCTTGGAACCAGATCTAGCAGAGATGAGCCTGGATGACAGCAGCTTGGCCCTGGGTGCTGAGGCCAGCACCTTTGGTGGATTCCCTGAGAGCCCTCCACCCTGCCCTACTCCTGGTGGCCCCCGAGGCCCTTCTACCTTCCTCCCTGACCCCCCAGATACCTATGAAGAAGATGGTGGTGTGTACTTCTCAGAGGGGCCTGAGCTTCCTACACCCTCTGCTCACCCCCCCGGTCTCCTACCCAGGGAGATCTGTACCCAGGATGACCTCCCTTCCACCGATGAGTGTGGCGATGGTCTCCCTAAGGCCAAAGAGGCAGCCCCTACAGTTGGAGAAGATGATGATGACTACCAGGCATATTATCTGAATGCCCAGGACGGGGCTGGGGGCGAGGAGGAGAAGGcggagggtggggctggggaagaGCATGACCTATTTGCCGGACTGAAGCCACTGGAACAGGAGAGCCGCATGGAG GTATTATTTGCCTGTGCTGAGGCCCTGCATGCGCATGGCTACAGCAATGAGGCCTCCCGTCTCACCGTGGAGCTTGCCCAGGACCTGCTAGCCAACCCACCCGACCTCAAGGTAGAGCCGCCCCCTGCCAAG GGCAAGAAGAACAAGGTATCCACAAGCCGTCAAACCTGGGTGGCTACCAACACTCTGACCAAGGCAGCCTTCTTGCTAACAGTGCTAAGTGAGCGTCCAGAGCACCACAACCTAGCCTTCCGAGTTGGCATGTTTGCTTTGGAGCTACAGCGGCCGCCAGCTTCTACCAAGGCCTTGGAG GTGAAACTGGCATACCAGGAGTCTGAGGTAGCCGCCCTGCTCAAGAAGATCCCTCTGGGGCCGAGTGAGATGAGCACCATGCGGTGCCGGGCAGAGGAGCTCCGGGAAGGGACACTCTGTGACTATCGGCCTGTGTTGCCCCTCATGCTGGCCAGTTTCATCTTTGACGTTCTCTGTACTCCAG TGGTTTCTCCCACGGGTTCCCGGCCCCCAAGTCGCAACTGGAACAATGAGATGCCTGGGGAtgaggagctgggatttgaagcaGCAGTTGCTGCCTTGG gcatgaaaacaacagtGAGCGAGGCAGAGCATCCCCTCCTGTGTGAGGGCACACGTCGGGAGAAGGGTGACCTGGCACTGGCACTAATGATCACTTATAAGGATGACCAGGCTAAGCTCAAGAAG ATCTTAGACAAACTCTTGGACCGGGAGAGTCAGACCCATAAGCCACAGACACTGAGTTCGTTCTACTCATCTAGCCGCCCTGCCACAGCCAGCCAGAGGTCTCCTTCAAAGCACGGGGGTCCATCTGCCCCAGGGGCCCTGCAGCCTTTGACCTCAGGCTCTGCAGGGCCTGCTCAGCCAGGGAGTGTGGCAGGGGCTGGGCCAGGCCCCACTGAGGGCTTCACAGAGAAGAATGTGCCTG AGAGTTCCCCACATTCCCCCTGTGAGGGACTCCCACCAGAAGCAGCTTTGGCTCTAAGGCCGGAAGGGAAGGTTCCAAGCCGCCTGGCACTTGGCAGTCGTGGAGGCTACAATGGTCGGGGCTGGGGGTCCCCAGGACGGCCTAAGAAGAAGCACACTG GCATGGCCAGCATTGACAGCAGTGCCCCTGAAACAACGTCGGATAGTTCTCCCACCCTAAGCCGAAGGCCACTTCGAGGGGGCTGGGCCCCCACCTCCTGGGGTCGAGGACAGGACAGTGACAGCATTAGCAGCTCTTCCTCCGACTCCCTGGGTTCCTCATCCTCCAGTGGAAGTCGCCGGGCCAGCGCCAGTGGAGGGGCCCGGGCCAAAACAGTTGAAGTTGGCAG GTACAAGGGCCGTCGCCCCGAGAGTCATGCCCCCCATGTACCCAATCAGCCGTCAGAGGCAGCTGCACACTTCTACTTCGAACTGGCGAAGACAGTGCTGATCAAGGCAGGGGGCAACAGCAGCACTTCCATTTTCACACATCCATCTTCCTCAGGGGGCCATCAGGGTCCTCACCGCAACCTGCACCTTTGCGCCTTCGAGATTGGGCTTTATGCCCTTGGCCTGCACAACTTTGTTTCTCCCAACTGGCTCTCACGTACCTATTCTTCCCATGTTTCCTGGATTACAG GTCAGGCTATGGAGATTGGCAGCGCAGCCCTGACTATATTGGTAGAATGCTGGGATGGGCACCTGACGCCCCCTGAGGTTGCATCCCTGGCTGACAGGGCATCACGGGCACGAGACTCGAATATGGTGAGGGCAGCAGCAGAGCTAGCCCTAAGCTGCCTGCCTCATGCCCATGCATTGAACCCCAATGAGATCCAGCGGGCCCTGGTGCAGTGCAAGGAGCAG GATAACCTGATGTTGGAGAAGGCCTGCATGGCAGTGGAAGAGGCGGCTAAGGGTGGGGGCGTGTACCCCGAAGTGTTGTTTGAGGTTGCTCACCAGTGGTTCTGGCTATATGAGCAAACAGCAG TGAGCAGTGTCCATCCAGCTTCCACGTTTCCAGCCATCCAGGGTGCCTCGCTGCCAGCCCTGACCACACAGCCCAGCCCTCTGGTGAGCGGCGGTTTTCCACCACCTGAGGAGGAGACTCACAGTCAGCCTGTCAACCCACACAGCTTACACCACCTGCACGCTGCCTACCGAGTTG gAATGCTGGCGCTGGAGATGCTGGGTCGCCGGGCACACAATGACCACCCCAACAACTTTTCCCGCTCCCCCCCATACACTGATGATGTCAAATGGTTGCTGGGGCTGGCAGCAAAGCTGG GAGATCGTCATGGAGACGCTGCAGCGGCTGAGCCCCGCTCATGCCCACAACCACCTGCGTGCCCCGGCCTTCCACCAACTGGTGCAGCGCTGCCAGCAGGCATACATGCAG TACATCCACCATCGCTTGATCCACCTGACCCCTGCCGACTACGACGACTTTGTGAATGCGATCCGCAGTGCCCGCAGCGCCTTCTGCCTGACGCCCATGGGCATGATGCAGTTCAACGACATCCTACAGAACCTCAAGCGCAGCAAACAGACCAAGGAGCTGTGGCAGCGGGTCTCACTCGAGATGACCACCTTCTCCCCTTGAGTCTGGCCCCCCTAGGGCCCTATACAGGGACGCAGGCCTGTGGCTATGGGGGTCCCGCACACAGGGGAAGTGAATCTTGGCTGGACAGATCATCCCCACTCAGTTCGCTGGTCACCCAGACGGGCAGCTGCTCATGGGCTGTAGCTTGGGGCCAAGATGTCTCAGACCCTAGAAGCCTAGGGTTGGGGGAGAGAACCCTGTTGGGGAGGGGGCGTTGGGTGGCCTCTGGTATTTATTtggcatttataaatatataa
- the ZSWIM8 gene encoding zinc finger SWIM domain-containing protein 8 isoform X2 yields MELMFAEWEDGERFSFEDSDRFEEDSLCSFISEAESLCQNWRGWRKQSAGPNSPTGGGGGGGSGGTRMRDGLVIPLVELSAKQVAFHIPFEVVEKVYPPVPEQLQLRIAFWSFPENEEDIRLYSCLANGSADEFQRGDQLFRMRAVKDPLQIGFHLSATVVPPQMVPPKGAYNVAVMFDRCRVTSCSCTCGAGAKWCTHVVALCLFRIHNASAVCLRAPVSESLSRLQRDQLQKFAQYLISELPQQILPTAQRLLDELLSSQSTAINTVCGAPDPTAGPSASDQSTWYLDESTLTDNIKKTLHKFCGPSPVVFSDVNSMYLSSTEPPAAAEWACLLRPLRGREPEGVWNLLSIVREMFKRRDSNAAPLLEILTDQCLTYEQITGWWYSVRTSASHSSASGHTGRSNGQSEVAAHACASMCDEMVTLWRLAVLDPALSPQRRRELCAQLRQWQLKVIENVKRGQHKKTLERLFPGFRPAVEACYFNWEEAYPLPGVTYSGTDRKLALCWARALPPRPGTSRSGGLEESRDRPRPLPTEPAVRPKEPGAKRKGLGEGVPSSQRGPRRLSTEGVEKALHKMGSGGGKAKALGGAGSGGKGSAGGGSKRRLSSEDSSLEPDLAEMSLDDSSLALGAEASTFGGFPESPPPCPTPGGPRGPSTFLPDPPDTYEEDGGVYFSEGPELPTPSAHPPGLLPREICTQDDLPSTDECGDGLPKAKEAAPTVGEDDDDYQAYYLNAQDGAGGEEEKAEGGAGEEHDLFAGLKPLEQESRMEVLFACAEALHAHGYSNEASRLTVELAQDLLANPPDLKVEPPPAKGKKNKVSTSRQTWVATNTLTKAAFLLTVLSERPEHHNLAFRVGMFALELQRPPASTKALEVKLAYQESEVAALLKKIPLGPSEMSTMRCRAEELREGTLCDYRPVLPLMLASFIFDVLCTPVVSPTGSRPPSRNWNNEMPGDEELGFEAAVAALGMKTTVSEAEHPLLCEGTRREKGDLALALMITYKDDQAKLKKILDKLLDRESQTHKPQTLSSFYSSSRPATASQRSPSKHGGPSAPGALQPLTSGSAGPAQPGSVAGAGPGPTEGFTEKNVPESSPHSPCEGLPPEAALALRPEGKVPSRLALGSRGGYNGRGWGSPGRPKKKHTGMASIDSSAPETTSDSSPTLSRRPLRGGWAPTSWGRGQDSDSISSSSSDSLGSSSSSGSRRASASGGARAKTVEVGRYKGRRPESHAPHVPNQPSEAAAHFYFELAKTVLIKAGGNSSTSIFTHPSSSGGHQGPHRNLHLCAFEIGLYALGLHNFVSPNWLSRTYSSHVSWITGQAMEIGSAALTILVECWDGHLTPPEVASLADRASRARDSNMVRAAAELALSCLPHAHALNPNEIQRALVQCKEQDNLMLEKACMAVEEAAKGGGVYPEVLFEVAHQWFWLYEQTAGGSSTAREGATSCSVNGIRAAGEVGRGLPEGRGGPGTEPVTVAAAAVTAAATVVPVISVGSSLYPGPGLGHGHSPGLHPYTALQPHLPCSPQYLTHPAHPAHPMPHIPRPAVFPVPSSAYPQGVHPAFLGAQYPYSVTPPSLAATAVSFPVPSMAPITVHPYHTEPGLPLPTSVALSSVHPASTFPAIQGASLPALTTQPSPLVSGGFPPPEEETHSQPVNPHSLHHLHAAYRVGMLALEMLGRRAHNDHPNNFSRSPPYTDDVKWLLGLAAKLGDRHGDAAAAEPRSCPQPPACPGLPPTGAALPAGIHAVHPPSLDPPDPCRLRRLCECDPQCPQRLLPDAHGHDAVQRHPTEPQAQQTDQGAVAAGLTRDDHLLPLSLAPLGPYTGTQACGYGGPAHRGSESWLDRSSPLSSLVTQTGSCSWAVAWGQDVSDPRSLGLGERTLLGRGRWVASGIYLAFINI; encoded by the exons ATGGAGCTGATGTTCGCGGAGTGGGAGGACGGGGAGCGCTTCTCATTTGAGGATTCGGACCGCTTTGAGGAGGATTCGCTCTGTTCCTTCATCTCCGAGGCCGAGAGCCTCTGCCAGAACTGGCGGGGATGGCGCAAACAGTCAGCGGGGCCCAATTCTCCCACTGGCGGCGGTGGCGGAGGTGGCAGTGGCGGTACCAGAATGCGAG ATGGACTGGTGATTCCATTGGTGGAGCTGTCGGCAAAGCAGGTGGCATTTCATATCCCATTTGAAGTGGTAGAGAAAGTTTACCCCCCAGTGCCTGAGCAGCTACAGCTCCGAATTGCTTTTTGGAGCTTCCCTGAGAACGAAGAGGATATTCG GCTGTATTCTTGCCTGGCCAATGGCAGTGCAGACGAGTTCCAGCGAGGGGATCAGCTCTTCCGTATGAGGGCTGTGAAGGATCCATTGCAGATAG GGTTCCACCTGAGTGCTACAGTGGTGCCTCCTCAGATGGTCCCCCCAAAAGGGGCCTACAACGTGGCCGTGATGTTCGATCGCTGCCGGGTCACTTCCTGCAGCTGTACCTGTGGGGCTGGAGCCAAATGGTGCACCCACGTCGTGGCACTCTGTCTCTTCCGCATCCACAAT GCTTCTGCAGTCTGCCTGCGTGCCCCAGTCTCAGAGTCCCTGTCACGGCTACAGAGGGACCAGCTGCAGAAGTTTGCTCAGTACCTCATCAGTGAGCTCCCTCAGCAG ATCCTCCCCACAGCTCAGCGTCTCCTGGATGAACTCCTCTCCTCCCAGTCAACAGCCATCAATACAGTGTGTGGAGCCCCAG ACCCCACAGCAGGGCCCTCCGCCTCAGACCAGAGTACTTGGTATTTAGATGAGTCCACGCTCACCGACAACATCAAGAAGACACTCCACAAATTTTGTGGCCCCTCCCCTGTGGTGTTCAG TGATGTAAATTCCATGTATCTGTCTTCCACGGAGCCTCCCGCCGCTGCTGAATGGGCATGTCTGCTACGCCCTCTGAGGGGCCGGGAACCAGAGGGTGTCTGGAACCTGCTTAGCATTGTGCGGGAGATGTTCAAGCGGAGGGACAGCAATGCTGCCCCCTTGTTGGAAATCCTCACTGACCAGTGCCTCACCTATGAGCAG ATAACAGGTTGGTGGTATAGTGTGCGCACCTCAGCCTCCCACAGCAGCGCCAGTGGGCACACAGGCCGTAGCAATGGGCAGTCCGAGGTGGCAGCACATGCATGTGCCAGCATGTGTGACGAGATGGTCACACTGTGGAGGCTGGCTGTGTTGGACCCTGCACTCAGTCCCCAGCG CCGCCGGGAATTGTGTGCACAGCTGCGCCAGTGGCAACTGAAGGTGATTGAGAATGTGAAGCGGGGGCAGCACAAGAAGACATTGGAGCGGCTCTTTCCTGGCTTCCGGCCAGCGGTGGAAGCTTGCTACTTTAACTGGGAAGAGGCCTACCCACTTCCTGGTGTCACCTACAGTGGCACTGATCGGAAGCTGGCACTGTGCTGGGCCCGGGCCCTGCCGCCTCGACCAGGCACTTCCCGCTCAGGGGGCCTGGAGGAATCCAGGGACCGGCCCCGACCTCTTCCTACTGAGCCAGCTGTGCGGCCCAAAGAGCCTGGGGCCAAGCGCAAGGGATTGGGTGAGGGGGTTCCCTCGTCACAGCGGGGTCCCCGCCGCCTCTCAACTGAGGGGGTAGAAAAAGCCCTGCATAAGATGGGTTCAGGTGGGGGCAAAGCCAAGGCACTGGGCGGGGCTGGCAGTGGGGGCAAGGGCTCAGCAGGCGGCGGGAGCAAGCGACGGCTGAGCAGTGAAGACAGTTCCTTGGAACCAGATCTAGCAGAGATGAGCCTGGATGACAGCAGCTTGGCCCTGGGTGCTGAGGCCAGCACCTTTGGTGGATTCCCTGAGAGCCCTCCACCCTGCCCTACTCCTGGTGGCCCCCGAGGCCCTTCTACCTTCCTCCCTGACCCCCCAGATACCTATGAAGAAGATGGTGGTGTGTACTTCTCAGAGGGGCCTGAGCTTCCTACACCCTCTGCTCACCCCCCCGGTCTCCTACCCAGGGAGATCTGTACCCAGGATGACCTCCCTTCCACCGATGAGTGTGGCGATGGTCTCCCTAAGGCCAAAGAGGCAGCCCCTACAGTTGGAGAAGATGATGATGACTACCAGGCATATTATCTGAATGCCCAGGACGGGGCTGGGGGCGAGGAGGAGAAGGcggagggtggggctggggaagaGCATGACCTATTTGCCGGACTGAAGCCACTGGAACAGGAGAGCCGCATGGAG GTATTATTTGCCTGTGCTGAGGCCCTGCATGCGCATGGCTACAGCAATGAGGCCTCCCGTCTCACCGTGGAGCTTGCCCAGGACCTGCTAGCCAACCCACCCGACCTCAAGGTAGAGCCGCCCCCTGCCAAG GGCAAGAAGAACAAGGTATCCACAAGCCGTCAAACCTGGGTGGCTACCAACACTCTGACCAAGGCAGCCTTCTTGCTAACAGTGCTAAGTGAGCGTCCAGAGCACCACAACCTAGCCTTCCGAGTTGGCATGTTTGCTTTGGAGCTACAGCGGCCGCCAGCTTCTACCAAGGCCTTGGAG GTGAAACTGGCATACCAGGAGTCTGAGGTAGCCGCCCTGCTCAAGAAGATCCCTCTGGGGCCGAGTGAGATGAGCACCATGCGGTGCCGGGCAGAGGAGCTCCGGGAAGGGACACTCTGTGACTATCGGCCTGTGTTGCCCCTCATGCTGGCCAGTTTCATCTTTGACGTTCTCTGTACTCCAG TGGTTTCTCCCACGGGTTCCCGGCCCCCAAGTCGCAACTGGAACAATGAGATGCCTGGGGAtgaggagctgggatttgaagcaGCAGTTGCTGCCTTGG gcatgaaaacaacagtGAGCGAGGCAGAGCATCCCCTCCTGTGTGAGGGCACACGTCGGGAGAAGGGTGACCTGGCACTGGCACTAATGATCACTTATAAGGATGACCAGGCTAAGCTCAAGAAG ATCTTAGACAAACTCTTGGACCGGGAGAGTCAGACCCATAAGCCACAGACACTGAGTTCGTTCTACTCATCTAGCCGCCCTGCCACAGCCAGCCAGAGGTCTCCTTCAAAGCACGGGGGTCCATCTGCCCCAGGGGCCCTGCAGCCTTTGACCTCAGGCTCTGCAGGGCCTGCTCAGCCAGGGAGTGTGGCAGGGGCTGGGCCAGGCCCCACTGAGGGCTTCACAGAGAAGAATGTGCCTG AGAGTTCCCCACATTCCCCCTGTGAGGGACTCCCACCAGAAGCAGCTTTGGCTCTAAGGCCGGAAGGGAAGGTTCCAAGCCGCCTGGCACTTGGCAGTCGTGGAGGCTACAATGGTCGGGGCTGGGGGTCCCCAGGACGGCCTAAGAAGAAGCACACTG GCATGGCCAGCATTGACAGCAGTGCCCCTGAAACAACGTCGGATAGTTCTCCCACCCTAAGCCGAAGGCCACTTCGAGGGGGCTGGGCCCCCACCTCCTGGGGTCGAGGACAGGACAGTGACAGCATTAGCAGCTCTTCCTCCGACTCCCTGGGTTCCTCATCCTCCAGTGGAAGTCGCCGGGCCAGCGCCAGTGGAGGGGCCCGGGCCAAAACAGTTGAAGTTGGCAG GTACAAGGGCCGTCGCCCCGAGAGTCATGCCCCCCATGTACCCAATCAGCCGTCAGAGGCAGCTGCACACTTCTACTTCGAACTGGCGAAGACAGTGCTGATCAAGGCAGGGGGCAACAGCAGCACTTCCATTTTCACACATCCATCTTCCTCAGGGGGCCATCAGGGTCCTCACCGCAACCTGCACCTTTGCGCCTTCGAGATTGGGCTTTATGCCCTTGGCCTGCACAACTTTGTTTCTCCCAACTGGCTCTCACGTACCTATTCTTCCCATGTTTCCTGGATTACAG GTCAGGCTATGGAGATTGGCAGCGCAGCCCTGACTATATTGGTAGAATGCTGGGATGGGCACCTGACGCCCCCTGAGGTTGCATCCCTGGCTGACAGGGCATCACGGGCACGAGACTCGAATATGGTGAGGGCAGCAGCAGAGCTAGCCCTAAGCTGCCTGCCTCATGCCCATGCATTGAACCCCAATGAGATCCAGCGGGCCCTGGTGCAGTGCAAGGAGCAG GATAACCTGATGTTGGAGAAGGCCTGCATGGCAGTGGAAGAGGCGGCTAAGGGTGGGGGCGTGTACCCCGAAGTGTTGTTTGAGGTTGCTCACCAGTGGTTCTGGCTATATGAGCAAACAGCAGGTGGCTCATCCACAGCCCGTGAAGGGGCTACAAGCTGTAGTGTCAATGGGATCAGGGCAGCTGGGGAGGTTGGGCGGGGGCTGCCTGAGGGCAGGGGGGGCCCGGGGACTGAGCCAGTTACGGTGGCGGCAGCAGCAGTGACAGCAGCAGCCACAGTGGTGCCAGTCATCTCAGTGGGGTCCAGTTTATATCCTGGTCCAGGACTTGGGCATGGCCACTCCCCTGGCCTGCACCCCTATACTGCTCTACAGCCCCATCTGCCCTGCAGCCCTCAGTACCTCACCCACCCAGCTCACCCTGCCCACCCTATGCCTCATATACCCCGGCCTGCCGTCTTCCCCGTGCCCAGCTCTGCATACCCACAG GGTGTGCATCCTGCATTCCTGGGGGCTCAGTATCCTTACTCAGTGACTCCCCCCTCACTTGCTGCCACTGCTGTGTCTTTCCCCGTCCCTTCCATGGCACCCATCACAGTACATCCCTATCACACAGAGCCAGGGCTCCCACTGCCCACCAGTGTGGCCT TGAGCAGTGTCCATCCAGCTTCCACGTTTCCAGCCATCCAGGGTGCCTCGCTGCCAGCCCTGACCACACAGCCCAGCCCTCTGGTGAGCGGCGGTTTTCCACCACCTGAGGAGGAGACTCACAGTCAGCCTGTCAACCCACACAGCTTACACCACCTGCACGCTGCCTACCGAGTTG gAATGCTGGCGCTGGAGATGCTGGGTCGCCGGGCACACAATGACCACCCCAACAACTTTTCCCGCTCCCCCCCATACACTGATGATGTCAAATGGTTGCTGGGGCTGGCAGCAAAGCTGG GAGATCGTCATGGAGACGCTGCAGCGGCTGAGCCCCGCTCATGCCCACAACCACCTGCGTGCCCCGGCCTTCCACCAACTGGTGCAGCGCTGCCAGCAGGCATACATGCAG TACATCCACCATCGCTTGATCCACCTGACCCCTGCCGACTACGACGACTTTGTGAATGCGATCCGCAGTGCCCGCAGCGCCTTCTGCCTGACGCCCATGGGCATGATGCAGTTCAACGACATCCTACAGAACCTCAAGCGCAGCAAACAGACCAAGGAGCTGTGGCAGCGGGTCTCACTCGAGATGACCACCTTCTCCCCTTGAGTCTGGCCCCCCTAGGGCCCTATACAGGGACGCAGGCCTGTGGCTATGGGGGTCCCGCACACAGGGGAAGTGAATCTTGGCTGGACAGATCATCCCCACTCAGTTCGCTGGTCACCCAGACGGGCAGCTGCTCATGGGCTGTAGCTTGGGGCCAAGATGTCTCAGACCCTAGAAGCCTAGGGTTGGGGGAGAGAACCCTGTTGGGGAGGGGGCGTTGGGTGGCCTCTGGTATTTATTtggcatttataaatatataa